A single Pygocentrus nattereri isolate fPygNat1 chromosome 28, fPygNat1.pri, whole genome shotgun sequence DNA region contains:
- the naa80 gene encoding N-alpha-acetyltransferase 80: protein MRMKMCDGDISSPAIRIVPLHERWDLLEACAELLNTQWQRSMGARLHSLRQSSNNYPVNLLLLEGEKLIGQARVSRVLGSRSLFVESVVVQPQLRGKGYGRALMEGVERYARGRGCTRLCLTTHDKQHFYSHMGFVPSQPVQNVGTLASLMPVELLHKFCRMPENEGAGQQEKKGGDDAGTTLKVCPPPPPPAPPLPPPPPLVLPPLSQSSLFPASNPCLSSSLSPSLSSSLHLPPPPPPLPLSCPPPLYSPPSVPPPVLPCPPPPPTSSWTPVDQTLEQTPYTDIRGLPIFWMHKDI, encoded by the exons ATGAGGATGAAAAT GTGTGATGGTGACATAAGCTCTCCGGCCATCCGTATCGTCCCTCTCCACGAGCGCTGGGACCTGTTGGAAGCTTGCGCGGAGCTCCTGAACACACAGTGGCAGCGTAGCATGGGAGCGAGGCTGCACAGCCTCCGCCAGTCGAGTAACAACTACCCTGTGAATCTCCTCCTGCTAGAGGGCGAGAAGCTGATAGGTCAAGCCCGAGTGTCCCGAGTACTGGGCAGCAGGAGTCTGTTTGTGGAGTCTGTGGTGGTGCAACCGCAGTTGCGGGGAAAGGGGTATGGGCGGGCTCTGATGGAGGGCGTGGAACGGTATGCTCGAGGCCGGGGCTGCACCCGCCTCTGCCTCACCACCCATGACAAGCAGCACTTCTACTCCCACATGGGCTTCGTCCCGTCTCAGCCTGTCCAAAACGTGGGTACGCTTGCCTCCTTAATGCCTGTGGAGCTACTGCACAAGTTCTGCAGGATGCCTGAGAACGAGGGAGCTGGGCAGcaagagaaaaaagggggagATGATGCTGGCACAACACTTAAAGTTtgtcctccacctccacctcctgcCCCTCCtcttccacctcctcctccactcGTCCTACCTCCACTATCACAATCCTCCTTGTTTCCTGCCTCAAATCCCTGCctgtcttcttctctttctccttccctttcttcatctctgcaccttcctcctccacctcctccacttCCTCTCTCTTGTCCTCCCCCTCTCTACTCTCCACCTTCTGTCCCCCCACCTGTCCTGccttgtcctcctcctccccccacCTCATCATGGACCCCCGTTGATCAGACGTTGGAGCAGACACCATACACGGATATCCGAGGACTGCCCATCTTCTGGATGCACAAGGACATCTGA